One part of the Oncorhynchus kisutch isolate 150728-3 linkage group LG22, Okis_V2, whole genome shotgun sequence genome encodes these proteins:
- the kras gene encoding GTPase KRas isoform X1, whose product MTEYKLVVVGAGGVGKSALTIQLIQNHFVDEYDPTIEDSYRKQVVIDGETCLLDILDTAGQEEYSAMRDQYMRTGEGFLCVFAINNTKSFEDIHHYREQIKRVKDSEDVPMVLVGNKCDLPSRTVDTKQAQDLARSYGIPFIETSAKTRQRVEDAFYSLVREIRLYRLKKLSKEEKTPRCVKLKKCVVM is encoded by the exons ATGACAGAATACaagctggtggtggtgggagcaGGAGGTGTGGGCAAGAGCGCGCTCACCATCCAGCTCATTCAGAACCACTTTGTGGATGAATATGACCCCACCATCGAG gaCTCATACAGGAAGCAGGTGGTGATTGATGGGGAGACATGTCTGCTGGACATCCTGGACACTGCAGGTCAGGAGGAGTACAGCGCTATGAGGGACCAATacatgaggacaggggagggctTCCTCTGTGTCTTCGCCATCAACAACACCAAGTCCTTTGAGGACATCCACCACTACAG AGAGCAGATCAAGCGGGTGAAAGACTCAGAAGACGTGCCAATGGTGCTGGTGGGGAACAAGTGTGACCTGCCGTCCCGGACGGTGGACACCAAACAGGCTCAGGACTTAGCGCGCAGCTACGGCATCCCCTTCATTGAGACCTCGGCCAAAACGAGACAG AGAGTGGAGGATGCCTTTTACAGTCTGGTACGGGAGATCAGGCTGTACCGGCTGAAaaagctcagcaaggaagaaaagACCCCGCGCTGCGTCAAGCTTAAAAAGTGTGTTGTGATGTGA
- the kras gene encoding GTPase KRas isoform X2: MTEYKLVVVGAGGVGKSALTIQLIQNHFVDEYDPTIEDSYRKQVVIDGETCLLDILDTAGQEEYSAMRDQYMRTGEGFLCVFAINNTKSFEDIHHYREQIKRVKDSEDVPMVLVGNKCDLPSRTVDTKQAQDLARSYGIPFIETSAKTRQGVDDAFYTLVREIRKHKEKMSKEGKKKKKKSKTKCILM; the protein is encoded by the exons ATGACAGAATACaagctggtggtggtgggagcaGGAGGTGTGGGCAAGAGCGCGCTCACCATCCAGCTCATTCAGAACCACTTTGTGGATGAATATGACCCCACCATCGAG gaCTCATACAGGAAGCAGGTGGTGATTGATGGGGAGACATGTCTGCTGGACATCCTGGACACTGCAGGTCAGGAGGAGTACAGCGCTATGAGGGACCAATacatgaggacaggggagggctTCCTCTGTGTCTTCGCCATCAACAACACCAAGTCCTTTGAGGACATCCACCACTACAG AGAGCAGATCAAGCGGGTGAAAGACTCAGAAGACGTGCCAATGGTGCTGGTGGGGAACAAGTGTGACCTGCCGTCCCGGACGGTGGACACCAAACAGGCTCAGGACTTAGCGCGCAGCTACGGCATCCCCTTCATTGAGACCTCGGCCAAAACGAGACAG GGTGTCGATGATGCCTTTTACACATTAGTGCGGGAAATCCGAAAACACAAAGAGAAGATGAGCAAGGAGggcaagaagaagaaaaagaagtcCAAGACCAAGTGTATACTCATGTGA